Proteins co-encoded in one Natronorubrum daqingense genomic window:
- a CDS encoding Hvo_1808 family surface protein, producing MLAIGIAAAAGAVPLFASGDSTDRPDDPSTEETVGYVEGYWYDDELDADDGEDAVVDDEGDLEEVIYRSMARVEEIRGLTFEEEVPVDVISREEFQEDHDEMFVETGEDEELQQNVTYEALFMVDSETDAEDEFEAMYGDSVGGYYDPATNEIVLVSDSPDEPEVDEVILGHELLHALQDQHFDLASYDRETIDQDAAKNGLIEGDAVTVEQTYDQHCDTEWECLPSAQPPEGQVGDLNWGIYLLLMHPYEAGPEYVDSLLEGDDWSAVDDAYDDAPASSSDVIHTDEDRESGDVTVDDDSSDSWEQFETDDGLANETVGEAGMVSMLGGDAMDPLRSSVIEETDLLTADLQGVDYDQPYTDGWAGDELVTYVDSNATDTDAVSTSEDAGYVWESEWTSEEDAEEFVDGYTQLLELNDAQTLNESEGVYSIDDGYEGAYALDVDGESVTIVRGPSVDELNAIEDGVVAEDLEVSDDPDEPTDGDAGTDDTGSDDEESGDADDADDASEATDADNDSIPGFAASSAVVALAVAVFLTRLRR from the coding sequence ATGCTCGCAATCGGAATCGCGGCGGCCGCGGGTGCAGTCCCCCTCTTTGCGAGCGGCGATTCGACCGACCGCCCCGATGATCCGTCGACCGAGGAGACGGTCGGCTACGTCGAGGGCTACTGGTACGACGACGAACTCGACGCGGACGACGGTGAGGACGCCGTCGTCGACGACGAAGGCGACCTCGAGGAAGTGATCTACCGCTCGATGGCGCGCGTCGAAGAGATCCGGGGACTGACCTTCGAGGAGGAGGTTCCGGTCGACGTGATCTCCCGCGAGGAGTTCCAGGAGGACCACGACGAGATGTTCGTCGAGACGGGTGAGGACGAGGAACTCCAACAGAACGTCACCTACGAGGCGCTGTTCATGGTCGACAGCGAAACCGACGCCGAAGACGAGTTCGAGGCGATGTACGGCGATAGCGTCGGCGGCTACTACGATCCGGCGACGAACGAAATCGTCCTCGTTTCGGACAGTCCGGACGAACCCGAGGTCGACGAAGTGATCCTCGGCCACGAACTCCTGCACGCGTTGCAGGATCAACACTTCGATCTAGCGAGTTACGATCGAGAGACGATCGACCAAGACGCCGCCAAAAACGGTCTCATCGAGGGCGACGCCGTCACCGTCGAGCAAACGTACGACCAACACTGCGACACCGAGTGGGAGTGCCTACCGAGCGCTCAACCGCCGGAAGGTCAAGTTGGCGACCTCAACTGGGGCATCTACCTGCTGCTCATGCACCCCTACGAAGCCGGGCCAGAGTACGTCGATTCGCTGCTCGAGGGAGACGACTGGTCTGCAGTCGACGACGCCTACGACGACGCGCCCGCGAGTTCCTCGGACGTGATTCACACCGACGAGGACCGCGAATCGGGCGACGTCACGGTCGACGACGACTCGAGCGACTCGTGGGAGCAATTCGAGACGGACGACGGACTCGCGAACGAAACGGTCGGCGAGGCGGGGATGGTCTCCATGCTCGGCGGCGACGCGATGGACCCCCTCCGGTCGTCCGTGATCGAAGAAACCGACCTCCTCACGGCCGATCTGCAGGGCGTCGATTACGACCAGCCCTACACGGACGGTTGGGCCGGTGACGAACTCGTCACCTACGTCGATTCGAACGCCACGGATACCGACGCCGTATCCACGAGCGAGGACGCCGGCTACGTCTGGGAGAGCGAGTGGACCTCCGAGGAAGACGCGGAGGAGTTCGTCGACGGTTACACTCAGTTACTCGAGCTCAACGACGCGCAGACTCTCAACGAGAGCGAGGGCGTCTACTCGATCGACGACGGCTACGAGGGGGCGTACGCACTCGACGTCGACGGCGAGTCCGTGACGATCGTTCGCGGCCCCTCGGTCGACGAACTGAACGCCATCGAAGACGGCGTCGTCGCCGAGGATCTCGAGGTCAGCGACGACCCCGACGAACCGACGGACGGCGATGCTGGGACCGACGACACCGGCTCCGACGACGAGGAGAGCGGTGACGCAGACGACGCAGATGATGCGAGCGAAGCCACTGACGCGGACAACGACTCGATTCCCGGTTTCGCGGCCTCGAGTGCCGTCGTCGCGCTCGCGGTTGCCGTCTTCCTGACCCGACTGCGACGATAG
- a CDS encoding cysteine hydrolase family protein — translation MHLEPANTAVVVVDMQNGFCHPEGSLYAPGSESVIEPIATLVDRAREADTQVIFTRDVHPPEQFEDTHYYDEFEQWGEHVLEGSWEAEIVDGLSVEDDDYVLEKHTYDAFYNTELEGWLNARGIHDLVICGTLANVCVLHTGGSAGLRDFRPIMVEDCIGSIEDDHKEYALEHADWLFGEVVESEDLEFEGE, via the coding sequence ATGCACCTCGAGCCAGCGAACACGGCAGTGGTGGTCGTCGACATGCAAAACGGATTCTGTCACCCCGAGGGCTCGCTGTACGCGCCGGGCAGCGAGTCGGTGATCGAACCGATCGCGACGCTCGTCGATCGGGCCCGAGAGGCCGACACGCAGGTCATCTTCACGCGAGACGTTCACCCGCCCGAACAGTTCGAGGACACCCACTACTACGACGAGTTCGAGCAGTGGGGTGAGCACGTCCTCGAGGGATCGTGGGAGGCCGAGATCGTCGACGGACTCTCCGTCGAGGACGACGATTACGTCCTCGAGAAACACACCTACGACGCCTTCTACAACACCGAACTCGAGGGCTGGCTGAACGCTCGCGGGATCCACGATTTGGTCATCTGTGGCACCCTCGCGAACGTCTGCGTACTCCACACTGGCGGCAGCGCCGGCCTGCGTGACTTCCGACCGATCATGGTCGAAGACTGTATCGGGTCGATCGAAGACGACCACAAGGAGTACGCCCTCGAGCACGCCGACTGGCTCTTCGGTGAGGTCGTCGAAAGTGAGGATCTCGAGTTCGAGGGCGAGTAA
- a CDS encoding IS6 family transposase produces MKLADLLSESYAAEFDEAWERERTANTLTGVAVRLHATGCSLRETQAILRLIGVERSHQAIWNWVHQLADSVPDPPMAKPSRVAVDETAVKINGEWSWLYAAIDLDTKLILDAQLFGRHGTDPAAAFLHRLREKHDLSEAVFLVDQFGYRTALARLGLNGRVDYIDRNLIEKWFHTFKMRVDCFHNSWVGSRRSARKWIEQFVHYYNRQRPHQSLDGRTPVEEVLN; encoded by the coding sequence ATGAAGCTCGCAGACCTGCTCAGCGAGTCCTACGCGGCGGAATTTGATGAAGCTTGGGAGCGTGAGCGGACGGCGAACACCCTGACGGGCGTCGCCGTCCGGCTCCACGCGACCGGTTGTTCGCTTCGAGAAACACAAGCAATTCTTCGCTTGATCGGCGTTGAACGCTCTCATCAAGCAATCTGGAACTGGGTACATCAGCTGGCTGACAGCGTACCAGACCCGCCGATGGCGAAGCCATCGCGGGTCGCGGTTGACGAGACCGCTGTCAAAATAAACGGCGAATGGTCTTGGCTGTACGCTGCAATAGACCTCGATACAAAGTTGATTCTCGATGCTCAGTTGTTCGGTCGCCACGGCACCGATCCGGCGGCTGCGTTCCTGCATAGACTCCGCGAGAAACATGATCTCTCCGAGGCGGTGTTTCTCGTCGATCAGTTTGGCTATCGGACTGCCCTTGCGCGGTTAGGATTGAACGGTCGGGTTGACTACATCGACCGAAACCTCATCGAAAAGTGGTTTCACACATTCAAAATGCGCGTCGACTGTTTCCATAACTCGTGGGTGGGCAGTCGGCGGAGCGCTCGCAAATGGATTGAACAATTCGTGCATTATTACAACCGCCAGAGACCGCATCAATCGCTTGATGGACGAACACCGGTTGAGGAGGTTCTAAACTAG
- a CDS encoding PQQ-binding-like beta-propeller repeat protein, with translation MNATPENTRTIPNGRLDELQPDPQTTYPADEVGINGSNARAPVVDDEAVILVAPGESDDDGCLVTCFEPDGHDWLDVTWQRELEHAFPDGAATIVDDLVLVTVSNESGIEPDTDAGLVALSMSDGETLWSYPLEDGPALTPTAKNGIAYMRTATGVIAVDIETGDREWRDDASTIEHPWQHHTHTEHFAPAVDEGRVYVSGGGELTVYDHNGAHQWGIELTDVEGGPAVDHGMIYICAGNELYALDAVGGRSEWTEENVRSIGPAVGDDEVVVSDGNRVLALDPGDGSTHWQTDNILQGSAVFSPSIVGETIVASSPSTIVGLTRSDGDQRWELKSEATRWHQTIADGRVYHFCRNGDSGYQLRIYDK, from the coding sequence GTGAACGCTACGCCGGAAAATACCCGCACCATACCTAATGGGCGGCTGGATGAGCTACAACCCGATCCGCAGACTACATATCCGGCAGACGAGGTGGGAATCAACGGCTCAAACGCTCGAGCACCGGTCGTCGACGATGAAGCGGTTATTTTGGTAGCACCGGGAGAAAGCGACGACGATGGTTGTCTCGTCACGTGTTTCGAACCTGACGGACACGACTGGCTAGACGTTACCTGGCAGCGAGAACTCGAGCACGCATTTCCTGACGGCGCTGCAACAATTGTCGACGACCTCGTTCTCGTTACAGTCAGCAACGAGTCTGGAATCGAACCAGACACAGACGCAGGCCTTGTCGCGCTCTCGATGTCCGACGGAGAGACGCTGTGGTCGTATCCTCTCGAGGACGGACCCGCACTCACACCGACGGCAAAAAATGGAATCGCCTACATGCGCACAGCGACGGGAGTCATTGCGGTTGACATCGAAACAGGTGATCGCGAGTGGCGCGACGACGCATCTACCATCGAACATCCATGGCAGCATCATACGCACACCGAACACTTTGCCCCGGCCGTCGACGAAGGTCGAGTCTACGTCTCCGGCGGGGGAGAACTGACAGTGTACGATCACAATGGTGCTCACCAGTGGGGTATCGAACTAACCGACGTAGAAGGTGGGCCAGCGGTAGACCACGGTATGATCTATATTTGTGCCGGCAACGAGTTGTACGCGCTGGACGCAGTCGGTGGACGTAGTGAATGGACTGAAGAAAACGTCCGGTCGATCGGTCCAGCAGTCGGCGACGACGAAGTCGTCGTTTCTGATGGAAACCGCGTACTCGCCCTCGATCCAGGAGACGGGAGCACTCACTGGCAGACCGACAACATACTACAAGGGTCAGCAGTCTTCTCCCCGTCAATCGTCGGTGAAACGATCGTCGCCAGTTCGCCTTCGACGATTGTCGGCCTCACACGAAGTGACGGGGACCAACGATGGGAACTCAAGAGTGAGGCGACAAGGTGGCATCAAACAATTGCGGACGGCCGAGTGTATCACTTTTGCCGCAACGGAGATTCTGGGTATCAATTGAGAATATATGATAAATAG
- a CDS encoding PaaI family thioesterase gives MTEDVQTMLAEFDDVGELLQYFIDEHQEFLSWIGTTVEHVGEGTMTLEIPYDEKLSNTRPNAPETERADLHGGVAATLIDTAGGLVLRTKVDEPFDISVATINLNVNYLRPATGDLSATADVIRVGGSVGVSEITVESTTPDGETKEVATGQGAYRIFR, from the coding sequence ATGACCGAAGACGTGCAGACGATGCTGGCGGAGTTCGACGACGTCGGCGAGTTACTGCAGTATTTCATCGACGAACATCAGGAGTTTCTCTCGTGGATCGGCACGACCGTCGAACACGTCGGCGAGGGCACGATGACGCTCGAGATTCCCTACGACGAGAAGCTGAGCAACACCCGCCCCAACGCGCCGGAAACCGAGCGGGCGGACCTCCACGGCGGCGTCGCGGCGACCCTGATCGACACGGCTGGCGGGCTCGTCCTTCGGACGAAGGTGGACGAACCCTTCGACATCAGCGTCGCGACGATCAACCTGAACGTCAACTACCTGCGGCCCGCGACGGGCGACCTCTCGGCGACGGCCGACGTGATCCGCGTCGGCGGCAGCGTCGGCGTCAGCGAGATCACCGTCGAGAGCACGACCCCCGACGGTGAGACGAAGGAAGTCGCGACCGGGCAGGGAGCCTACCGAATTTTCCGGTAA
- a CDS encoding DUF4385 domain-containing protein: protein MPDPTDDSAGDGDATDQGGDDGPEYDIDFREEPERYEIGRGEEGVFKVEPYKSELLPHWSYADEAAARESAEAIYERYERYRANDDFPGMDMARKYLQMGYTRAMRYAKYPGGKKYDESDGGEREPQQWADPDKRAGALVFESYWERVREDERYQRAKDEHRNP from the coding sequence ATGCCCGATCCGACCGACGACAGCGCGGGTGACGGCGACGCGACCGATCAGGGGGGCGACGACGGCCCCGAGTACGACATCGACTTTCGCGAGGAACCCGAGCGATACGAGATCGGTCGCGGCGAGGAAGGCGTCTTCAAAGTCGAACCCTACAAGAGCGAACTCCTGCCGCATTGGTCCTACGCCGACGAGGCCGCCGCTCGAGAGTCCGCGGAGGCGATATACGAACGGTACGAACGCTACCGAGCGAACGACGACTTCCCGGGAATGGACATGGCTCGGAAGTACCTCCAGATGGGGTACACGCGAGCGATGCGGTACGCGAAGTACCCCGGCGGGAAGAAGTACGACGAGAGCGACGGCGGGGAACGCGAGCCACAGCAGTGGGCCGACCCCGACAAGCGGGCTGGGGCCCTCGTCTTCGAATCCTACTGGGAACGCGTTCGCGAGGACGAGCGCTACCAGCGAGCGAAAGACGAACACCGGAACCCGTGA
- a CDS encoding thioredoxin family protein, with translation MTVTLKDFYADWCGPCKTQDPILEELEDDWEGRFEVEKVNVDEKQDVANEYQVRSLPTLVIENDDGIVERFVGVTQRDDIEDALESAGA, from the coding sequence ATGACTGTCACACTCAAGGATTTCTACGCTGACTGGTGTGGCCCCTGCAAGACCCAAGATCCGATCCTCGAGGAACTCGAGGACGACTGGGAGGGCCGATTTGAAGTCGAGAAAGTAAACGTCGACGAGAAACAAGACGTCGCCAACGAGTATCAAGTTCGATCGCTGCCGACGCTCGTCATCGAGAACGACGACGGCATCGTCGAGCGCTTCGTCGGCGTCACCCAGCGCGACGATATCGAAGACGCCCTCGAATCCGCCGGCGCGTAA
- a CDS encoding SDR family oxidoreductase, protein MVETSLESKTAVVTGASAGIGAATCHEFAAAGANVVLAARSEDKLDAIADDLEDEQGVETLVVPTNVREEEAVDALIEETIDAFGGIDVLVNNAGLSRGSDVESMSTEDYETMQETNVDGLFYATRAAIPHVRERTGHIVFVGSFAGQYPRSFNPVYAATKWWTRGFAKSIAAQVGDDGVGVTVVNPAEVRSEFEAADGKTFAEHFEEGEVSEPAEVAEAIRFAASREGSSISEIDVNRRDKFADGF, encoded by the coding sequence ATGGTCGAAACGTCACTCGAGTCGAAGACGGCGGTCGTCACGGGAGCGAGCGCGGGCATCGGCGCAGCGACCTGTCACGAGTTCGCGGCCGCGGGAGCGAACGTGGTTCTCGCTGCCCGAAGCGAGGACAAGTTGGACGCCATTGCGGACGACCTCGAGGACGAACAGGGCGTCGAAACGCTCGTCGTTCCAACCAACGTCCGCGAGGAGGAGGCTGTCGACGCGCTGATCGAGGAAACCATCGACGCCTTCGGCGGAATCGACGTGCTGGTGAACAACGCCGGGCTCTCTCGAGGCAGCGACGTTGAGTCCATGTCGACCGAGGATTACGAGACGATGCAGGAAACGAACGTCGACGGCCTCTTCTACGCGACGCGAGCCGCGATTCCCCATGTTCGCGAGCGAACGGGGCACATCGTCTTCGTCGGCAGTTTCGCCGGCCAGTACCCGCGGTCGTTCAATCCCGTCTACGCCGCGACGAAGTGGTGGACGCGGGGCTTCGCCAAGAGCATCGCCGCACAGGTCGGCGACGACGGCGTCGGCGTCACCGTCGTCAACCCCGCCGAGGTCCGCTCGGAGTTCGAAGCGGCCGACGGCAAGACGTTCGCGGAGCACTTCGAGGAGGGCGAGGTCAGCGAACCCGCGGAAGTCGCCGAAGCGATTCGATTCGCGGCCAGCCGCGAGGGCTCGAGTATCAGCGAGATCGACGTCAATCGACGGGACAAGTTCGCCGACGGGTTCTAA
- a CDS encoding carboxypeptidase M32 — MSTEQDTQSTAAETYTELESRIRRISNISHAGGVLRWDQEVVMPEDGTPARAQQLSTLSSIGHELLTADETGELLEALESEELEDEQAAVVREVRRRYDRETSVPQELVEEISETTANAHPTWKEAKETDDFEAFAPTLEKLVELNREYAAHIDPDADPYEVLFAEYEPYLDLETAERVLERLRDELVPLIDAIDESEADVETDAFAGTFEDDDQEALARDVLDSLNYDWDRGRLDTAPHPFSTGTQFDARVTTRFEEDDLLGSITSTIHEFGHANYTQGLPDEGYGTPLGESRDLSVHESQSRLWENHVGRSRPFWEHFLPIARERFPSLEDVSPEAAYEAANQVYDDNLIRVEADELTYHLHIVIRFEVERALISGDLEVSEVPEVWNDKYEEYLGVRPETDAEGCLQDIHWSHGSFGYFPTYSLGSVLAAQLYAAAEDDLGDFEDDVRAGEFAELNGWLRENVHRHGCRYTTPDLIKEASGEAFTADYFLEYVTEKYGELYDL; from the coding sequence ATGTCGACCGAACAGGACACCCAATCGACTGCGGCCGAAACGTACACCGAACTCGAGTCGCGAATTCGCCGCATTTCGAACATCTCTCACGCGGGCGGCGTCCTCCGCTGGGACCAGGAAGTCGTCATGCCCGAAGACGGCACGCCCGCTCGAGCACAACAGCTCTCGACGCTCTCGTCGATCGGTCACGAGTTACTGACGGCCGACGAAACCGGCGAGTTGCTCGAGGCCCTCGAGTCTGAGGAACTCGAGGACGAACAGGCCGCCGTCGTCCGCGAGGTCCGGCGACGCTACGACCGCGAGACGAGCGTCCCCCAGGAACTCGTCGAGGAGATTTCGGAGACGACGGCTAACGCCCACCCGACGTGGAAGGAAGCCAAAGAGACCGACGACTTCGAGGCCTTCGCGCCGACGCTCGAGAAACTGGTCGAACTCAACCGCGAGTACGCGGCCCACATCGACCCCGACGCCGACCCCTACGAGGTGCTCTTCGCGGAGTACGAGCCGTACCTCGACCTCGAGACGGCAGAACGCGTCCTCGAACGTCTGCGCGACGAACTCGTTCCCCTGATCGACGCGATCGACGAGAGCGAGGCCGACGTCGAGACCGACGCGTTCGCGGGCACGTTCGAGGACGACGATCAGGAGGCCCTCGCGCGGGACGTCCTCGACTCGCTGAACTACGACTGGGATCGCGGCCGACTGGATACGGCACCCCACCCGTTCTCGACGGGCACGCAGTTCGACGCCCGGGTGACGACCCGCTTCGAGGAGGACGACCTGCTCGGCTCGATCACGTCCACGATCCACGAGTTCGGCCACGCGAACTACACGCAGGGACTCCCCGACGAGGGGTACGGAACGCCACTCGGCGAGTCCCGCGACCTCTCGGTCCACGAATCCCAGTCGCGACTCTGGGAGAACCACGTCGGCCGCTCCCGCCCCTTCTGGGAGCACTTCCTCCCCATCGCCCGCGAGCGATTTCCGAGCCTCGAGGACGTCTCCCCCGAAGCGGCCTACGAGGCGGCGAACCAGGTCTACGACGACAATCTCATCCGGGTCGAGGCGGACGAACTCACCTACCACCTCCACATCGTCATCCGCTTCGAGGTCGAGCGCGCCCTGATCTCGGGCGACCTCGAGGTCAGCGAAGTGCCCGAAGTCTGGAACGACAAGTACGAGGAGTACCTCGGCGTTCGCCCCGAGACCGACGCGGAGGGCTGTCTGCAGGACATCCACTGGTCTCACGGCTCCTTCGGCTACTTCCCGACGTACTCGCTCGGCTCCGTGCTCGCCGCGCAGTTGTACGCGGCCGCGGAAGACGATCTCGGCGACTTCGAGGACGACGTTCGGGCCGGCGAGTTCGCGGAGCTAAACGGCTGGCTCCGCGAGAACGTCCACCGACACGGCTGTCGCTACACCACGCCCGACCTGATCAAGGAGGCGAGCGGTGAAGCGTTCACGGCCGACTACTTCCTCGAGTACGTCACCGAGAAATACGGCGAGTTGTACGATTTGTAA
- a CDS encoding M20 family metallopeptidase — MSVVELTRELVSIPSHEDETAAGDFIESWLREETTATVRRDEAGNVIARAGPTGSKRESVDSLALVGHHDVVEPDETQVDGGEYVVEARDGRLYGRGTADMKGAVAAAMLAFRDATAAVDAETATGELVFASFVGEEVGGVGARHAIDHGFAPEYAIVGEGSTGYSSPGVTDVAVAHKGRRGSTITASGEAAHASEVGAGENAIYRATDAVDRIRGLEEPAVTVAGETLAGSLVVTEIDGGTAMNVVPDRCELTIDERTVPGERAALERVAELEGVEWTVDQDLPPMRCEDGAFAERVLEAAASVQPGSPELVTKPHATDAGWLSAAGTECVIYGAAEPGEAHTEDESVSIDVLERCQRTYQRVAESWLS, encoded by the coding sequence ATGAGCGTCGTCGAACTCACCCGCGAGCTCGTTTCCATCCCCAGTCACGAGGACGAAACGGCCGCGGGCGATTTCATCGAGTCGTGGCTCCGGGAGGAAACCACCGCGACGGTTCGCCGGGACGAGGCGGGGAACGTGATCGCTCGAGCGGGACCGACCGGGTCGAAGCGCGAGTCCGTCGATTCGCTGGCGCTCGTCGGCCACCACGACGTGGTCGAGCCAGACGAGACACAGGTCGACGGCGGCGAGTACGTCGTCGAAGCACGAGACGGCCGACTCTACGGGCGCGGCACCGCCGATATGAAGGGGGCCGTCGCGGCCGCCATGCTCGCCTTTCGTGACGCGACGGCGGCGGTCGACGCGGAGACGGCGACGGGCGAACTCGTCTTCGCGAGTTTCGTCGGCGAAGAGGTCGGCGGCGTCGGTGCCCGCCACGCGATCGACCACGGATTCGCACCCGAGTACGCTATCGTCGGCGAGGGCTCGACGGGCTACTCGAGTCCGGGCGTCACCGACGTGGCCGTCGCACACAAAGGTCGCCGCGGAAGCACGATCACGGCTTCCGGCGAAGCCGCCCACGCCAGCGAAGTCGGAGCCGGCGAGAATGCGATCTACCGGGCGACCGACGCCGTCGACCGGATTCGGGGGCTCGAGGAACCCGCTGTCACCGTAGCGGGCGAAACGCTCGCGGGAAGCCTCGTCGTCACGGAAATCGACGGCGGAACGGCGATGAACGTCGTTCCCGACCGGTGTGAACTCACGATCGACGAGCGAACGGTTCCGGGCGAGCGCGCCGCCCTCGAGCGAGTGGCAGAACTCGAGGGCGTCGAGTGGACCGTCGATCAGGACCTGCCGCCGATGCGCTGTGAGGATGGGGCCTTCGCCGAGCGCGTCCTCGAGGCGGCCGCGAGCGTCCAGCCGGGCTCGCCGGAACTGGTGACAAAACCCCACGCGACCGATGCTGGCTGGCTCTCCGCAGCGGGAACCGAGTGCGTGATCTACGGCGCGGCAGAACCCGGCGAGGCTCACACCGAAGACGAGAGCGTCTCGATCGACGTGCTCGAGCGGTGCCAGCGGACGTACCAGCGAGTCGCCGAGTCGTGGCTGTCGTAG
- a CDS encoding globin-coupled sensor protein — MNPTETFGTGALNDAFDTAELVERIGLTEDELAWRKHFIGFDESDERRLADLEPVVRDNQDAIADDFYENLLGYEGTRNVIERSPKGVEALKQTQRAYLVSLSTGDYDQQFFANRARIGKLHELLDMPLKHYIGQYGVYYDLLLERLNERIQRQVIEEIETWAAERDDDGGALGGFAGALGFRGDDSDADGLEASFEETVRDAIDDGMHDVLSLLRIINLDVQIATETYVDSAAQDLEESIARRRRLAREVETDVQAPIEELHDAGEEIAARAEAISTHTDRQADEATDAAAELGELSAAIEEVASVTDTVSEESTRTERLAADGASAATDAIDDLEKIDEAAGTVSRSVDELAARTDEIETVLERLEDVADRTSVLAKNAKIEATRTGSDNAQTMSVIAEEVDSFAEQTRRDLERVEGALEGVREAAADTVDATDATVERIDDGTTQIRATMESFDEIHEAAQTTAARMDDVAAATDQQAHNVQSAAATVESIAETAGDVSGAAQSVAAASQEQTASLESVSETVARLTTVETGTDAPVYERLE, encoded by the coding sequence ATGAATCCGACAGAAACGTTCGGGACTGGGGCACTCAACGACGCGTTCGACACGGCCGAGCTCGTCGAGCGAATCGGACTCACCGAGGACGAACTCGCCTGGCGAAAACACTTCATCGGATTCGACGAGTCGGACGAACGGCGACTCGCCGACCTCGAGCCCGTCGTCCGCGACAACCAGGACGCGATCGCCGACGATTTCTACGAAAATTTGCTCGGCTACGAAGGGACTCGAAACGTCATCGAACGGTCCCCAAAGGGGGTAGAAGCGCTCAAGCAGACCCAGCGAGCGTACCTCGTCTCGCTGTCGACCGGCGACTACGATCAGCAGTTCTTCGCGAATCGGGCGCGCATTGGCAAGCTTCACGAGCTACTCGACATGCCGCTCAAACACTACATCGGCCAGTACGGCGTCTACTACGATCTCTTACTCGAGCGACTGAACGAACGAATCCAGCGACAGGTGATCGAGGAAATCGAAACGTGGGCGGCAGAGCGAGACGACGACGGCGGAGCGCTCGGTGGATTCGCCGGTGCGCTCGGCTTTCGTGGCGACGACTCCGACGCGGACGGCCTCGAGGCGAGTTTCGAGGAGACCGTCAGAGACGCGATCGACGACGGCATGCACGACGTGCTCTCGCTGTTGCGCATCATCAATCTCGACGTGCAGATCGCGACCGAGACGTACGTCGACTCGGCCGCCCAGGACCTCGAGGAGTCGATCGCCCGCCGGCGGCGACTGGCTCGAGAGGTCGAGACGGACGTGCAGGCCCCGATCGAGGAACTCCACGACGCCGGCGAGGAAATCGCGGCGCGCGCCGAAGCGATCAGTACGCACACCGACCGACAGGCCGACGAAGCAACCGACGCGGCCGCCGAACTCGGCGAACTGAGCGCCGCAATCGAGGAGGTCGCCAGCGTCACCGACACCGTCAGCGAGGAGAGCACGCGAACCGAACGCCTCGCTGCTGACGGTGCGTCGGCGGCCACCGACGCGATCGACGATCTCGAGAAGATCGACGAGGCCGCCGGGACGGTCTCCCGATCGGTCGACGAACTCGCAGCCCGCACCGACGAGATCGAGACGGTGCTCGAGCGACTCGAGGACGTCGCCGACCGAACGAGCGTGCTCGCGAAGAACGCGAAGATCGAAGCGACGCGCACGGGAAGCGACAACGCGCAAACGATGAGCGTCATCGCGGAGGAAGTCGACTCCTTCGCCGAACAGACCAGACGCGACCTCGAGCGGGTCGAAGGCGCGCTGGAAGGCGTCCGCGAGGCGGCCGCCGACACGGTCGACGCGACCGACGCGACCGTCGAGCGAATCGACGACGGGACGACCCAAATACGGGCCACGATGGAGTCGTTCGACGAGATCCACGAGGCGGCCCAGACGACGGCGGCCCGGATGGACGACGTTGCGGCGGCGACGGACCAGCAGGCGCACAACGTCCAATCGGCCGCGGCGACCGTCGAATCGATCGCCGAGACGGCCGGCGACGTCTCCGGAGCGGCGCAGTCCGTCGCGGCCGCGAGCCAGGAACAGACGGCCAGCCTCGAGTCGGTGAGCGAAACGGTCGCTCGCCTCACGACGGTCGAGACGGGAACCGACGCGCCGGTGTACGAGCGACTCGAGTGA